The following coding sequences are from one Diabrotica virgifera virgifera chromosome 2, PGI_DIABVI_V3a window:
- the LOC126880740 gene encoding zinc finger MYM-type protein 5-like, with protein sequence MSSYKHKSGALKRKVQKEKLEQSAKGRQDIKKFFKSNEKEELQEFQPDFNPEPTSASQTQPSSASIQNASTSTVCEGSNDECASADPNLSKDTVDDNKTFNFDDPNTWPAVMSDKIRQEIVLCYGGFQAFQARSKSFPADPSGKHFHETLLYMKTDNRTCKAIPREWLMWSETKNSIHCLPCSIFHSNQNKSKLAKEGFFPEKQQYKRLYRLFSMHERSSEHRKHYLEWKSLQISLKGHGVDSNLQQIINCVATRWKAILQRILDTTIFLSSRGLAFQGENTQIGDVHNGNFLGVLELIGKYDEVTREHLAKICIE encoded by the coding sequence ATGTCAAGCTATAAACATAAGTCTGGAGCTTTGAAAAGAAAGGTCCAGAAAGAAAAATTAGAACAATCTGCTAAAGGTCGCCAGGATATTAAGAAGTTTTTTAAGAGTAATGAAAAAGAAGAGTTGCAAGAATTTCAACCGGATTTCAATCCAGAACCTACATCAGCCTCACAGACCCAACCTTCTTCAGCTTCAATCCAAAATGCTTCTACGTCTACTGTATGTGAGGGAAGTAATGACGAATGTGCTAGTGCTGATCCAAATCTTAGTAAGGATACTGTCGATGacaataaaacttttaattttgacGATCCTAATACGTGGCCTGCGGTGATGAGTGATAAAATACGGCAGGAAATAGTATTGTGCTACGGTGGTTTTCAAGCTTTTCAGGCCAGATCAAAATCATTTCCAGCTGACCCCTCAGGAAAACATTTCCATGAAACATTGTTGTACATGAAAACAGACAACAGAACATGTAAAGCAATTCCACGTGAATGGTTAATGTGGAGTGAAACAAAAAACAGCATTCATTGTTTACCCTGTAGCATTTTCCATTCAAACCAAAACAAAAGTAAACTTGCAAAAGAAGGTTTTTTCCCTGAAAAACAACAATACAAACGATTATACAGGTTATTTTCGATGCATGAAAGAAGCTCTGAGCACAGAAAACACTACCTAGAATGGAAAAGTCTTCAGATATCATTGAAAGGACATGGTGTCGACAGCAATCTGCAACAGATTATTAACTGTGTAGCAACAAGATGGAAAGCTATTCTTCAACGAATTTTGGACACAACAATATTCTTGAGTAGTAGAGGTTTAGCTTTCCAAGGGGAAAATACCCAGATCGGTGATGTTCACAATGGAAACTTTTTAGGAGTATTGGAATTAATAGGAAAATATGACGAAGTAACTCGTGAACATTTAGCCAAA